Genomic window (Gadus macrocephalus chromosome 13, ASM3116895v1):
CGGTTACAACTGtaaattaaaaagtatttctgctccatttaaaaggttgaatctcctcgtgactgaacgTTTGTATACAGGGCGCAGGCTGTAtgtgcgcaggcttgatgccctccacttttttctgtggagaaccagcgccttgaatatttacgaCAGCGTTTCTCAAGCTCGATGCGGTTTTgcaatgactccgtctttacggagatattcctgaaccacataaaacgaaaccggttCGTTTTCACCTGTTTCGgccccgtgtggacggggcctaagacacagaggaactttccttacgagAAGCCGCGACCGAACAGGCTGGGTAGTGTAAAAAGGAAGACGTATGTTGGGAGGTGGTACGGAAGTGGGAATTTAACCCTTTGTGTACCGCATAAGGCGCTTTTCTTTCGTTTCAACCTCAATATTAGTGGGGACATTTCAGTCATCATTTGACATTGGTGCCTGGATCCCCACCCAAATCTACGCATATTCCCAGCAAAAGCACTTggttaaacatccaataatcaactagccccccccatcccgctgcgtTTGGTTAAAATTGACGGAAGGTCAATTTCACAGTGAAAATGGAGAAACGTGCTAAGCGGATCGGCATAGcgtaaaagaaagaaagaaaaagacatTAAAGATACTTCCCTGGTACAACAAATACCGTCCATCTCAAAACATTTAAACTAAAAATATAAAGTTTATGAAGAGGGGGGAATTCTGCATTCATTGTCCGTATGGGGAAAAACTTCTTCTCAGTCTTTCTGTTCTGGCCTTTTGAGAATGAAGCCTCTTTCCAGAGGGCAACCATTGAAACATTATATGGCCTGGGTGATGACAGTCctttaaaattgtatttgccCTTGACAGGCAACGCCTAGTGTAGATATCCTGAAGTCCAGGGAGTGCAGTGTTGGTGATTTTCTCTGCACACCTGATAACTCTATGCAAGGCCTTCTTATCCTGAGAGTTGCTATTTCCGTACCAGGTTGTGATATTTCCAGAAATAACACTCTATTGTTGCTGAGTAGAATGTTTTCTGCAGCTCTCTGGATATTCTGAATTTGTTCAGCTTTCTAAGATGGTACAGACGCTGTCCTGCTTTTTTCACCAGGTTCTCCTTGGCGAACTgactgaatcaaggaaaataatcatGAAATCCATCGCTAGTTATCACCTGGAGAGTGAACGCGCCTTATGACTCCCAGCAAAAGTACATGCTTACGTCACCTCATACTGGAAGCAAAAGAAAGCCGCAGAGAGAATCCCAACGAGCCGTTTCTAGGCAGCTCAGTAACTGTGATTTGCGGTAGTCATTTACTCCCCCTTGTGGGAATTTTGTGGTATTGTAAATTTGTCAACCATTTATATACCCCAACATATGTAAAGCGCAATAGGAGAAGGAAAAAACtgaaaagcataataggaccCCTTTAAGAGGTTATTAGGAGTGTGTTCATTTCAAAGAAATGTGTTTGAGTAATTGTAGGTGACAGCTTCTGGCGTTTCCTTTAGCCAATCAGAAGCAGGTCAATTGAGCAGTGTTCAATGGCCTCATGTTCAGGACGAGAATGAACACTTTCAACTGCTGCCCTTTGAGTCCTTACAATAAACCTAATACACAAACCAGATGTAAAACATAGCTTTTATTGTAACGGGTGAACTCCACAACATTTTGCGAGTACAAAATACTTAATGaaacatataaaatataaataatctgATAAAGAGTTGACGCAATGTTGATATCTGAAAGGATGTTTCTAAAAGTGATGAGATCATTACGTTATAATTATGTCACAGATGCTGTGTTAACTCAAGACATCCTACTGTAATCAAACTCAGTTTTCTAGATAGTAGTGAAGTAGTGCATATTGATTCTCTTAATCCAATATTAATTGTTAAACCTCACTCGTATTCTGCTGTACTCTATAGTACAGCAGAATATGTGTtaacatgtaacacacacatcTTGTTCCAACTAATCCTGATGGTCCTGCTCATTCTGCTCCTGAGTTCTGCTCTGGTCACTCAGCTGGAGGACCGAGTCCACACAGCAATGTCAAGCGCGGCGCCACATGAGGAGAGGGCCTCTCAGCCCTGGCACTCAGACAGGACCTTGACCCTGGTGCGGAGCTTCGTCAGGAGGCCCTGCACCTTGACGTTCAGCCCGCGGAGCCGCTCAGAGTTCTGCAGAACGTCTTCCTGCAGCCGGCGCAGCGAGTCTGCTCGCCCTGTTGGAGGAGAACCCAGGGGGGCAGGGGTGGTGGTAGAAGGGGGTGTTAGCGGTACTGGACCACGTGACTACACACACTCTGTGTCTGCTGCAAGCATAGTCATCAGGATCCTTTGATTCCAGCCAAGGGCCAACAGATCCATCCTTATGCAGGCCTTCTACAGGATTTGTGAAATAAAAACTTAGCTTGCTACTGGGGTTCATGGGTAtgcctccccccacctccccacctgATTTCCCTATTTAAGACTTTTTGAGGCCAATATAGCAAATAAAGGATGCACAGTGGCCCTTAACTACTTACGTCCCTAGCCATATCTAATGACAATGAGAGGCCAAACACATGGCTCGCTGTGTAAAGGTTAAACTGACCTGACCTGACTGCTAACTCACTCTGTCACACTATTACTGAACATTAAAAATGGAATGTTTTCCAACACCGCCCCCCGTGCCAACACCGCCCCCCGTGCCAACACCAGCGTGACGCCAGtgaccagacagacagattggtGACATTGTGGCTCATGCCTTACCTGCTAGGGAGCTGAGGAGGCCTCCGGTCTCCCTCCCCAGAGAGCCTGCGTCCTGCTGCAGCTCGCGCAGCCTGTCACCCCCGGGCTGCGAGCCGTCGCTGGGCCCGCTGCTGGCCTCGGCCGCCTTCAGGAGGTCCAGCTGCTTCTCCAGAGACACCAGGtcctacacacccacacagcagCACTTCAGCTCAAAGTCTCCCCAGTGAGGATCAGAAACTCAGATACTCCATGAATACTCCAAGACTATGAGGAGATTTAACCAAATAGGTCAGTGGTGCGCATCCTTTGCAGACTCTGACCCCATTCTATCATCACATCAACAGCTTCTTAGTCAGCGCTCTCCCCGACCCCACCGCTCCTCACCCTTGCTGCATGGTCGGCCTCTGCCCTGGCTCTATCCGCCTCCTCTGTCGCGTTGACAGCCAGTCCGTTCCCAGAGCGCAGGAGGTCTCTGAGCTGGTCCAGCGTGGGCCGCAGGGCCCCGGGCAGGGGGGCCAGCTCCCTCAGGGCCTTTTCTGCTGGGGTCAGCTGGTCTCTGGCCTGGAGCACAGGCAGGACGTAGAAGAGACGGGGCATGGATCAGGGCACAGACAATAAGGAAGTGTTTATTTGGTTTGTGCTTGCCATTTATGGGCTCAGGTAAGAAGAGATTTCTCTCTTTGTATTCTGATCAGTTGATGTGATCCTACCGTCCCCAGGGCTTACCTTTGTGAGGTCTGCGTTCAGGTCATCGATGGTATCCATGCTGTCTTGTAGTTTATCCCTCATGCTGGAGATGGAGTCCTCCACGGAGACAAAGCCCTGAAGCAGCCCGTCCACGTCAGCCCCCACTCCCAGCGTAGcatccctgaacacacacacacacacacacacacacacacacacacacacacacacacacacacacacacacacacacacacacacacacgttttagtCTTTCCAAAGGCCAGAGGCAAAAGCCCTTTTCTCGGCTGGGGTTCCCTGAAATTGTTCAAGCAATGCTATTCCATGACTTTAGACCCCAACACGATTCCTTCCCCCCTTCCCTTTCTCCCAACCCTGGTTCCTAAGGAGAAGCCTTCTCAGATGGAAGGCCGCAGGTCCTCTACTCATGGGGGCCTTACCGTGCGTCCTTGGCCTGCTGCAGCAGCCTGCGTGCGGTCTCCAGCGGAGGTCCGGCCCGCTCCAGGACGCGGGAGCTGTCTGGCAGAGAGGCGGCCAGGGTTTTCAGGTCCTCCAGCTTCCTCTTCAGGACCGCCAGGCTCAGGGGCAGCTTGGCCCTCAGGACCCAGTCACTCACCTCCTGCACGTGGCTCAGGTTGGAGTTGGGGGCTGCTCGGGGGTACGGGGAGATTTCAgttgtttgttaaataaggaAACAAGCCCTTTAAGGAATGACCAGTAGAAGAAGATCCAAGTTCCTACCTGACAAGAAGTCTCTGAGGTCTTTCACAAAGTTGCGTGTGTCTTTCAAATCGGTCTCCAGCTCATCTCTGGCCTTTTTGATCTCATTAGACAGATTCTCTGAAGACTTTGTCACTTGGTTGGCTGTTTTCTTTGCTTCTTCAAGCTAAGCAAgacagaaaaatatatatattattgagaACTGCAGATTCTTATTTTGAACATGCACCACAAACAGCAATAATGCAGTCAAACAAAGTGTTTTTTATAATTTGTCCTGACCTGCTCTTCAGCCTGTTCGATCTTGCTATTGAAACTCCCCACTCTGTCTTTCACTTCGGCGGCATCAGACACAGCGCGTTTCCCCAGAGGCAGCGCACCGACGCACATATCGCCGCGACCACATGGGGGCGCCACAGGGCAGAGATCGCCACTGGCCTCGCAGTTCTGTGGAGTGCAGGGAGCTGAACGCGTGCTGCCACACACCTGGAAAACACGACAAATACGACAAGCAAAATAAACTATAAACACATTTTGAGATACGTCAACTTTATACATAACTATTTTAATTAGTTAGAAggtgcctttatccaaagcaacgtaGGGTGATTTCAGTTATCATTAAGGCGCAGGTAAGGGGAGCGCAACATGTAGGTTGTGTTTATTGGGGATTGAACCTAGTACCTTTTGGCTACTGTAACCACTACACTATATCCCATCCCATGTTAACCATGTATACTTCGACGTGCACTGGGAATTCGGAATGCATAGAAAAAATCTGGTGTGTTATCAGATCACATGGTATGGAATAAAAAAACAGACAGGCCCACCTTCTGAGCCGTCGGTGTCAAGTCTGGTCTGGTGGCCAGAAGTCTGTCCAGTTCCTCAAGATCCTGGGTGTTTCCCGGCTGGACTTTGTTGCGGAGGTCCTCGGTTTCCTTTCTGGTGGCTTCTGACCGGTCCACTATCTTATCGCTGGCGTCCACACTTTTGGCTGCGTCCGTAGACTCATCGTGGGCCTTCTGGATGGTGGAGAGGGCCCCTGAAAACAAACCAGTAACAGAACAAGTGGCATCAACTTCAAGAGGAGAATTCACTTTTTCATCGTAGCCCTCCTTCTTTGATCAATGTTCATGACAATATTGAAAAAGGATATTAACCAAACTGAAAGAGCTTCATCACTACTGACTCATACCTGTGTAGTCGGCATTAGTGGTATTCTTCAGTGCAGAGTTCTTGGCTTTATACTTGAGAACCAGCCCGTCCAGCATAGCTTGAAGAGCATCCAGCTTGGAGTCCTGACCCGGCACCTGCCTCAGGGGGGAGATTGCTCCGTCCAGCTGGTCCATCTCGTCCCTGGAGCCACAGAAAGAAAGGCATCATATAAAGACCCACATATGATTCTTGTATGAGCTCAATAGAGGACTTAAGATGAACCAATGCCACATTAGTTGACCATATCGGTGGGGCTGTGGAAACCATCCTCCCTGTGTGGTGCGTACCTGAGTCTGTTGAGCTCAGCGAAGGCCTTGTTCATCTGAGGGGACGAGCTCAGAAAGGGAGGGACCGAGGAGCGGATCCTCTTCAGCTGGGCCTCCAGGGCCCTGATGCGGGGCTCCAGGGCGGAGGGCTGGCCGGGgccggtggggggggagggcccCCTGCGGGAAAGCTCCTTCATGCTCAGACTGAAGTTCCCGATCTGGGCCTCCAGGTCGAAGTAGCACAGGGGGCAGGTCTCACAGATGGGGAAGGAGTCGCAGTGACCTCGGCTGCACATGTCACAGCGTGGCCCGCTGACCCCCaggcgacacacacactctcccgtCTTCCTGTCGCAGCCTCCCAGAAGGGTCCCTGCAGCGGCACAGCTACAGGCTGCACAAACAGGAGGGAGAGGACCAGGTTAGGGTCTGCTGATTGGTTTGTTCACCTAGCTAGGGAGCTACTGGTAGGTCAGAGGCTCGGTAGGAAACCAGCTGGATGCAGTCATTTAAAAGCATTGCAATAATAATATGATTATGTGGTGttataaatatatggcctgttaagcccgtTGAGACGATACCTGTGATGATGaaggctatacaaataaaattgaattgaataacaATCCAGCCTGTTACAGCAGTAATAGCTCGTAACTGTAGTAGAGGACTTACGTTTACAGCCTATCAGAGGATCTCCGTATTTGTTGTCTGGACACTCGGTGCAGGTACGCCCTCCAAAGCCTGCTCTGCACTTACACTGGCCTGTCGACTAGACAAAAAGAGACCATCACTCAGGATGAACACATAAAAGGCACAATACAGACTCTGTTTGGTTCCATAGACAGTACTGTCTCCAGGGGGCCAGCTCCTACCTGGTCGCAGGTGTCGCTGAGAGAGTTGGTCGGGTCACAGCCACAGCTCTCACAGCCACTCTCCCACACTGGCTTCCAGTGGCCCGTGGAGCAGCGGTCACAGGTGAGGCCCTGGAAGTGGGCGTGGCAGGGGCACTGCCCCGTCACCGGGTCACACAGGTGGGAGCTGGAGCCGTCCGGAGAGCAGGAGCACTCTGGGTTGGAGAATCAAGAGAAGCCAAGGGTTGAGAACAACAGCTCTCAAAACTTTCAGCcgtaaccataaccctaacagGCATGGAGACTCCCACAGAAACCCTAAGCATTTCTAAAATGGCTTGGAAAGAGAAGTCAAGTATATAAAAATAGCAAATTAAACGTGAGCAGGTCTGTAGGTTCCGTTGTGCCAAGAATTAAAAGACAAGACACAGacatattattactaaagaaatGACTTGATGTTGGTCCCTTTGCAAATGCCCACATGCATAGGCTATGAGAGTGCTATGATGTTGGGTAAAGGCCcgaaaaaagtttttttcagaGAAGAAAACCAATCAACAGATTCATAAAAAGTGGTCTGATC
Coding sequences:
- the LOC132470484 gene encoding laminin subunit beta-3-like encodes the protein MELTDRSTTELWIGLKKMKRLLLVIAALAVGSSAQTDCFRGACYPPTGDLLLGRADRLHTSSTCGLAGSEVFCTPYQQWRMKCCPCDSRNPASSLAHTVHDVLSTAGPDRWWQSKKDVNPVSIELNLPNPVQLDHLILNFKGPRPDALVIEKTLDQGRSWQPTLYIASDCQASFPGVSTATPHSMEQTYCYTLPPAGPSHYGDQKIQFSPLQQYSFVSAPEAQKIESLSGLTGLRVRLTDLGDVPRLPGRALSRFYALREMQVMGSCLCHGHANRCLPDNSSSIQVGDRCECQHNTAGVNCERCADLFQDRPWRPAEERHTHACQRCECNNHAQSCRFDQAVYEASGRRSGGVCESCQHHTTGLQCGQCAPGYQANPRSSMDQPDACTRCVCSVEGAVDGGQCDEVAGSCRCKANVKGSRCDRCKSGYYGLKVSNPLGCTECSCSPDGSSSHLCDPVTGQCPCHAHFQGLTCDRCSTGHWKPVWESGCESCGCDPTNSLSDTCDQSTGQCKCRAGFGGRTCTECPDNKYGDPLIGCKPCSCAAAGTLLGGCDRKTGECVCRLGVSGPRCDMCSRGHCDSFPICETCPLCYFDLEAQIGNFSLSMKELSRRGPSPPTGPGQPSALEPRIRALEAQLKRIRSSVPPFLSSSPQMNKAFAELNRLRDEMDQLDGAISPLRQVPGQDSKLDALQAMLDGLVLKYKAKNSALKNTTNADYTGALSTIQKAHDESTDAAKSVDASDKIVDRSEATRKETEDLRNKVQPGNTQDLEELDRLLATRPDLTPTAQKVCGSTRSAPCTPQNCEASGDLCPVAPPCGRGDMCVGALPLGKRAVSDAAEVKDRVGSFNSKIEQAEEQLEEAKKTANQVTKSSENLSNEIKKARDELETDLKDTRNFVKDLRDFLSAPNSNLSHVQEVSDWVLRAKLPLSLAVLKRKLEDLKTLAASLPDSSRVLERAGPPLETARRLLQQAKDARDATLGVGADVDGLLQGFVSVEDSISSMRDKLQDSMDTIDDLNADLTKARDQLTPAEKALRELAPLPGALRPTLDQLRDLLRSGNGLAVNATEEADRARAEADHAARDLVSLEKQLDLLKAAEASSGPSDGSQPGGDRLRELQQDAGSLGRETGGLLSSLAGRADSLRRLQEDVLQNSERLRGLNVKVQGLLTKLRTRVKVLSECQG